The DNA region TAACATCTTTTGTGCAGCGGTAGCTGAAGTTCTTTTCCTCCAATTACAAGTCGCGTAGCTAAAGCTGTAGTTAAAAACAGAAGAGTAACTACGACGTGCTGCCTAATGCGGCAATTATGCAACACGAGTACATGAAAAGTATGAATCATATGTCGCTCTGAACCACCTGTACTATGATATTTTCGACGCGAGGACTTGCCCCATTTCCATTACATGAACGGAAATACAGGAGTTCAGAGTACCCAACCGGGCGGATAGAAAAGAGTGGGGGGGAAGTCTCACATGAAGCCCCTAAATCTAGCCTGATTCAGACTAAACAAGCCGAGGGGGACAGACCAGAATGCCCGCGATTCCCAGGCACCTTATCAGAGAAGAACAGCGCAAACAAAGGCCTAAAGCGACAGACATctagaaaaaagaaaaacagcACACAGAGTTCTTCCCAGACAGCAGAGGCCGACAAGGCCACAAAAGGTCTTCAGGAATGGACGAGATAGATGCCATCTCCCCTTTCGTCACATGCAGCGCCGTGTCGACTTACTGATCGCCGTCTTCGTCAGTTTCGTCGGACTCCTGGTCATCCGCTGGGGCAAGTAAGCGGGACGCGATCACTGGGCGTCCTTGTTGCGCCAAGACCCGGCGAGCACACGAGATCAGGATCTTCACGCCGTCGATGATGATCTCATGGAAGTCTGAAGCGTAAAGACCTGCCCAATAGTTCATCAAGGCCCAAGCATGGATTAGAATTTCAGCAGGGTGTTTTATCATCTTTTTGTCAAAACAAGCTTTATTCCGGGTTCAAAATCGTCCAGCAGATAGCTACAAAACCAAAGGTGTGTATCAGCCCCCCACCGGGCAACCAGGTCTGCATCCAAGTTCTGTAAGCAGATAGCCCCCCAGGGATGTTGTCTGCACCGAGGCAGGTACCAACCATCCCCCAAACCACCTTAGCCACAGGACATTGGAAAAACAGGTGATCAATTGTTTCTAGGCTGGAGCAGAAGTAGCAGTTGGGGTCTCCAATCCACTACCTCCGGATCATGTTATCTTTAGTAAGAATGACTCTCTTATCAAGAAGCCAAATAAAGATATAAAGATCTTAATTTTATATGGAATTCTTGCCTTCCAGATATGTCGAGGATACCCCCCACCTCACCTTTAGTCAACCACTCATAGACAGATTTTGAAGTGAAATTTCCACTTTTGGTCCATTTCCACAAAATGACATCATCCTGGTTACCAAAAGGAAAGGAATATACTAGATTGATCACCCCCATCCATTGCTCAAACAGCAAGGATGACAACCATCTAGTGAACTGCAGATTTCCATCTTTAACTAAAAATTGGTAGACAGTAATGTTCTTTTCTTCACAAAGATCAAAGAGGACAGGATAGAGCACGCAAAGCGGGCGCTGGGATATCCAAGTATCCTTCCAGAATAGGGTCCAGTTCCCATTTTTGGTATTGATAGATCTACCTCTCATGTAAATCTGTTTCACCTGGAGCAAATCTTTCCAAACGGGGAGTCTGTTATCTTGAGCATCACAAAGCTCACTGTGCTGTTGGACAAGTACTTTGCTTTGATGATGTCTTGCCAAAGCCCCTCCTCCTTCTCGAGCTTCCACCACCACTTGGTCAGAAGACTGAGATTCATTTTCCTGATATCTTTAACTCCCAGCCCCCCTTTCTTCTTACTTTTACAAATGACTTGCCATTGAACCAAATGATATTTCCTTTTGGCACCACCCCCTTGCCAGAAAAAAGATCTTCTCTGCTTGTCTAGTTCTTCGATGATGGTTTTTGGCAACATGAACATAGACATGTGGTATGTGAAAGCACTTGAGAGATTGGCATTTATCAGGGTAGTCCTGCCAGCTATGGACATGGAACCCCCTTTCCAAGCAGCCAGCTTCCTTTTGTTTTTCTCAACCAAGGGCATCCAATCACAAATGTGGAGTCTACTTGGGCTGACTGGCACCCCTAAGTATTTGATGGGGAAATTCCCAATCTGACAGTTGAAAAGCTCAGCATATTGCAAGTTAAGAGAGTCATCACCATGGATAGTAATTATTTCACTCTTTGAGAAATTAATCTTCAACCCAGACATTAGCTCATAGAGATATAAGAGAAGTTTCATGTTTCTAGCACCCTCTATATCATTCTTCATACACACAATTGTGTCATCAGCATATTGTAACAGTACAACCCCATTGGGGATGAGGTTGCTGGCAAGGCCGGTTATCAACCCAGAAGTTTGTGCCTTCCTCACCATTCTGGCCATACAGTCTACAACAAAATTGAAGAGTATAGGGGATGAAGGGTCCCCCTGCCTGACCCCCTTGTGGCTGACAAAGTAGGGACCCAATTTGTCATTCAATTTTACACTGATGGTCCCATTGGTAACCACCTTCTTAATCCAAGAACACCAAGTATCAGAGAAACCCCACAACAGAAGAAAGTCAAAAAGGAACTCCCGGTTCACTTTGTCATATGCTTTCTCGAAATCTAGTTTTAGCACCACCCCAACCTCACCATTCTTCTTTGTTTCATGTAAGATTTCATGCAGGGCTAGCACCCCATTCATGATATTACGGCCTTTCATAAAGGCAGCTTGTGTATTCAGAATCAGTTTGTTTGCAATTTTTTCCAATCTCAATTCAGCACCTTAGTTATCAGCTTGTAGATGCAGTTGAGCAAGCATATGGGTCTGTGCTGTTGTATTTTCTCAGCCTCCTGCACTTTGGGcagcaaagtaatgatcccaTAATTCAACCTGCTCACATTCAGCCCACCTTGATGGAGTTCATCAAAGATATCCATTACATCTCTTGTAACAATATCCCAACACCACTGAAAGAATTCAATAGGGATCTTATCTGGGCCTGCAgcctttttttttccatttggaATAATGCACCTTTTACTCCTTCTTCAGAGAAGGTTTAGTGAGTTCCTCATTGTCAGCATCACTGACCTTCTCATTGGAAGTCCAGAGATTAGGATCCAGAGGGAAGGCATTGCCAGGTGTAGGTCCAAACAGCATTTTATAGTAGTCTGTAGCATGTTTTAAGAGCTCATCATCCCCTTCAATAGTCCGCCCCCCCCAAATCCTTGAAAGATAAGATGGTGTTTTTCCTCTTCCTGCCATTGGCAATCCTTTGAAAGTATTAGTATTTAGATCCCCCTCACACAGCCACCTTTCATGTGATCTTTTAAACCAGTAGAGTTCCTCTACCTGTACTATGATATATGGAGAATAAAATGAAGGCCTGTCCATATGGTTCCCTGGTGCTCGTCTCTGATTCTTCTTTTTGCTCATGTGCAAAACCGTATCTCCCACTTAATTTATTCTTTTGAGCTTTTCTATAGATTACTCCAACTTTTGCATTTTATACAGATACAACCCCGTATTCTAACCGCAAATTGCCCTCCATTTGTATATTTTCTATAAAAAAATCGATCAGAGGGGAAGACGCCATCTGATTTCGTCTTAAAGAAGAATAGTGCATTAGCTTCTTACTTGCATCGGTTACAGGGGTTTCATCAACCCTCAAAGTTGATCACTCTAGCGTTTTCGCTTAGAGAAGTATTTATTCTTTCTGCTCTTTCTGGTAAACAATTCCCCCATTCAGCGACAGAAAAAGCGCATGAACCTTCCCTTGATCGCTACTCTCTTGTAGAACCACATCGGCGACACACCTATAAAAGCAGCGTTACATTTTTAACAGATGCCTCTCGTTGAAGCTGTCAACATCATCACCGTTCCCATTCAAAACAAAGGCCCCTCCTAACTGGCTGTTCTGTTCATCCTTTACGATTTCATTTTTCAACTTGGCAAAATGTTTGGTCCACTCAACCACCTTTCCCTTGCAAACCCGCAACGGCTGGGAACCCTCCGTTTCCCCCACCACCAACCTGGCTCTATTTAAGCTAAGCACTAGCGCCCGCCAACGCATCGCCTCCACTCCCTCCTCCATCCCTTGGCGTGCCAACTTCCACACTGTCTGCTGGTGCTGCTATCCTTAGGCTGCTAGCTGCTGGTACCTTTCGCTTGGTAGATTAGACTGCTCGGTGCCACCAAACAGAACCGGCCAGCCATGGGGGGCAGCCTGAGCCTCGTGCCGGTGATCGACTACTTCGCCCGCCGCgagttcctcgccgccggcctccgcccgagCGCCGTCACGCTCCCGTAcccggacggcggcgccggggcgaCGTGCACCGTCCACTACTGGGCCCCGCCGGGGGAGCCGCGCCTCCCGCCGCTCCTGCTCGTCCACGGCTTCGGGCCCCGGGCCACCTGGCAGTGGCGCTGCCAGGTGGGCCCGCTCTCGCGCCACTTCCACGTCATCGTGCCCGACCTCCTGGGCTTCGGCGGCAGCACGTACCCGTTCgagacggcgccgccgccgtcggaggCCACGCAGGCCGCGGCGCTGGCCGCGCTGCTGGACGCGCTGCCCGGGATGGAGGGCAGGCGCGTGGCCGCGGCGGGCACGAGCTACGGCGGGTTCGTGACCTACTGGCTGGCGCGCGCCGCGGGGGCCGGCCGGGTGGGCCCCGTGGTGATCGCGAGCTCCGACCTGCTCAAGACGGCGGCCGACGACAGGGGGTTCCTGAagcgcgccggcgaggggtgGAGCGGCGTGGACCAGATCCTCCTCCCCGCCGAGCCCGCCGCGATGCGGAAGCTCCTTGAGCTGGCCTCctaccgcccgccgccgcgagcGATGACGCCGGACTTCCTGCTCCGGGACTTCATCCAGGTGCAACTGCATACCGGAATCTTTCGCTCTGACCTTTCATTTGGCCCGGAAGTCAGCTGCACATGGATCCATCCTAGATTACACTTGCTCGTCCTTTCAATCGCAATCCGCTTTATAAAACAAGAATCAACAGAACGTGGGCATCTCGTCTCATCGCACGAGATACCTAACCCACCATTAACCAAGTGTTCGATCGAGTTCTTAAACAAACAAATTAGGGGCATGAACGATGCATTCCACAGATAGTAACAGCTTGGTTGGTAACTTCGCAACAGCAGCAGTTTCTTCAGTCAGATTCAGACTGCTGCTGCTGTAGTCCGCACTTGCCAGCAACAACCTGCCAATGGCGCATTTACATTGGACAGAGACAAACCGAGCCACTCGCAGTCATGCCCAACAGGAACCGTCCTTTCTTGATACGGCTGGAGTCCTGTCCGTGCAGCCGTTCTCCTCCAGAGATTGGTCTTGATTTCACCTGTCCTTGAGGCCAGTCAGTTCAGTACTGATTACTGAATGGATTTTTACCATCATCTGTCAGAAACTCTTCACGGAGAACAGGGATCGTCTTGTTCATCTGCTCAAGGGGATTACAGTCGGCACGGATAAATTCCAAGTGACACCTATATCTCAGGTAGTGTTTGTTCATCCCATGTGCTACTGTTACCCTCGCAGATGATGCCATGCTGTGATCAATTAAGGGTTTGTTCGTTTTgtggggtctaaagtttagaggggtcacatcaaagagaatcttgtcatttagaagtattaaataaagtctaattacaaaactaattgcagaaccccagggttaattcgcgagacgaatctaatgaggtatattagtccatgattagcggatgattactgtagcatcactgtggcaaattatggattaattaggctcattaaatttatctcgcg from Panicum hallii strain FIL2 chromosome 9, PHallii_v3.1, whole genome shotgun sequence includes:
- the LOC112875252 gene encoding uncharacterized protein LOC112875252 encodes the protein MGGSLSLVPVIDYFARREFLAAGLRPSAVTLPYPDGGAGATCTVHYWAPPGEPRLPPLLLVHGFGPRATWQWRCQVGPLSRHFHVIVPDLLGFGGSTYPFETAPPPSEATQAAALAALLDALPGMEGRRVAAAGTSYGGFVTYWLARAAGAGRVGPVVIASSDLLKTAADDRGFLKRAGEGWSGVDQILLPAEPAAMRKLLELASYRPPPRAMTPDFLLRDFIQKLFTENRDRLVHLLKGITVGTDKFQVTPISQDVLIIWGDHDQLFPLEKAFAVQRSLNGSARLEVVKKTGHAPQLEDPARFNKVMLDFLLAAHKPDPSVNGGSQ